One Avibacterium avium genomic window carries:
- the fdhE gene encoding formate dehydrogenase accessory protein FdhE — protein sequence MSIKILPKDEIVQAASSFHHPILLFSNPKNLYQRRAERLRSLAQNHPMADYLNFAANIVDCQLALLNEQPVTQEIEISTETSVPLDITKWQRDPQWRDLLRTLLNKMKNNGNESVQATIENLEKASDSELEQLADKLLAQQFSEVSSDKALFIWAALSLYWIQLAQQLPQNSKMESGEHLHLCPVCNAPPTASVVHFGSEQGLRYVHCSLCESEWNVVRSKCTNCNHTGKLDYWSIDSESAPVKAESCGDCHSYLKMMYQEKDPYVEAIADDLASIYLDIEMEEKGLARSGLNPFMFPNTGE from the coding sequence ATGAGTATAAAAATCCTACCAAAAGATGAAATTGTACAAGCTGCCAGCTCTTTTCATCACCCGATTCTTTTATTTTCCAACCCGAAAAATCTTTACCAACGCCGTGCCGAACGCCTGCGTTCTTTAGCGCAAAATCACCCAATGGCGGATTACCTTAATTTCGCTGCCAATATTGTTGATTGTCAGCTTGCGCTACTGAATGAACAGCCTGTTACGCAAGAAATTGAAATCAGCACGGAAACTAGCGTTCCCCTTGACATCACAAAATGGCAGCGCGATCCCCAATGGCGAGATTTGCTGCGCACCTTACTCAATAAAATGAAAAATAACGGCAATGAAAGTGTACAAGCCACTATTGAGAATTTAGAAAAAGCTTCTGACAGCGAGCTTGAACAACTTGCCGACAAATTGCTTGCGCAACAATTTTCTGAAGTCAGCAGCGACAAAGCCTTATTTATTTGGGCAGCACTTTCCCTTTATTGGATTCAGCTTGCTCAACAATTACCGCAAAATAGTAAAATGGAAAGCGGTGAACACCTTCATCTTTGCCCAGTATGTAATGCGCCGCCAACAGCGAGCGTGGTACATTTTGGCTCAGAACAGGGTTTGCGTTATGTGCATTGCTCTCTTTGCGAAAGTGAATGGAATGTGGTGCGTAGCAAATGCACCAACTGCAATCACACAGGGAAATTGGATTATTGGTCAATCGACAGTGAATCTGCGCCAGTGAAAGCAGAAAGCTGCGGCGATTGCCATAGTTATCTGAAAATGATGTATCAAGAAAAAGATCCTTATGTGGAAGCCATTGCCGATGATCTGGCAAGCATTTATCTTGATATTGAAATGGAAGAAAAAGGCCTTGCGCGCAGTGGTTTAAATCCGTTTATGTTTCCAAATACAGGGGAATAA